TTATGGGCAGTTTATGCTAGTGCATTTGATTATTGTATTTCAGTTTTAAACTGCGAATACTCGCCCGACAAGTGGGAAGTACTTCAATCTGTCGCTAGAGAATGCGGTTGGATTTTCCCGTGGAAGAAAACTTGCTTTGTTTGCGATCGACCATCAAAACTCAGCTTTGATAACGAAAGACGCCTTCATGCAGAAGGGACGCCAGCAATTGAGTTCACAGACGGATTTAGCGTGTATGCCTATCATGGTGTAGTCATACCCGAAAAATATGGCGCGATATCACCCCAAAAATGGGAAGCGCAGTGGATTTTAGAAGAGAAAGACCCGGAACTGAAACAAGTGTTAGTTTACGGAATTGGGATGCTAAGAATTCGTCGAGAATTAGGAAATATTGAAATAGATTTTTAACTAAGTAGGATGGTATGGATAAACGCACATGGGCAGGGCGGGTAAGATAAGCGAGTAAAACAGTTGGATACCAAGCACTATAACTAAACCCGCCCCTACAAATCTACCTTCGTATTTTCACGCTTACCTACTTACTAATTGCTAACAGTTGCGGTAAAATTTCTTCCGCACGTCCCAGGTATTGTTCTTGGAAGGATGGATTGGGCGGATCGATCGGCTCCAAATTTACCATAATCGTTCTGGCACCGACGTAAGCTGCTGACCTGACAAAGTTAGCCGCAGGATATACTACACCCGATGTACCGACAGCAATAAATAAATTGCATTCGCGAAGCGATCGTTTTGACTGCCAATCTGCAAGTGCTGAAAGGTACTCGCCAAACAGTACGATATCTGGGCGCAACATATGACCGCACGAAGGACAAGAAGGAATCGAGTCTGTATGCAGGTTCTCTTCTGAATAAGGTTCTAAAGTACACTTTGGATTCGTACACTTTGTTCTGTGTACGTTTCCGTGCAATTCGATTACATTTCGACTCCCCGCACGCTGATGCAGTCCGTCTACATTCTGAGTAATTAAAGTGAAAGACTGCTCAGCCTGAAGACGATTTTCCAAATTGGCAAGTGCGATATGCGCTGCATTAGGGGTAGCTTGTCTGGCAACTATACGGAAGTTGCTAAAGTAATGCCACAAACCAGCCGGGTCTTCTTCGATCGCCTCAACGGATGTATATTTTTTTGTAGAAGATTCTTCACCTATGCTGCCAGATCCGCGAAAGGTAGGGAGTCCTGAAGCTACCGAAATTCCTGCTCCGGTTAGCACGACGATATTTGCATAGTTGGAGAAATCGATCGGAATAAGCTCACTCATCGTCAGTACCCGCATTGGCGTTTTGATAATTAACTCAAGTTGCTAGATAGAAATACTCAGCTTTTCGATCCCCCCTAACCCTCCTAAAAAAGGGGGGAACCGAATTCAAAGTCCCCCTTAATAAGGGGGATGCGAGGGGGATCTCAAAAGGTAAAACTTATAACTAGCAACTTGGATTATTACAAAACCATTGTAGGGACTGGTCGATCGAGAAAATATTATAAGGTAGGGTGCGTTAGCTCAAGCGTAACGCACCGCTCTCTTAGATATGGTGCGTTACGGCTAAACTTGCCTGACGATTAAGGCTGTTTTATGCAAGTAGCGCCTAACGCACCCTACTTAACTACAATTTGACGCAAACTGACTTAACTTCGGTGTAAAGATTTAGCACTTCGCGTCCCATTTCCCGTCCCCATCCTGATTGTTTGTAACCGCCAAAGGGTAAGGCAGCATCGAAAATGTTGTAGCAGTTAATCCAAACTGTACCTGCCCGAAGTTTGCTGGCTAAACTGTGTGCTTTACCTATATCTTTCGTCCAAATCCCAGCAGCTAATCCGTAGATACTATCATTTGCGATCGGTAAAAGTTCGTCGATTTCTTTAAAGGGGATTGCCGTCACGACAGGGCCAAAAATTTCTTCTTGAACCACTTTCATTTTTTGATTGGTATTGACCAAAACTGTCGGTTCGACAAAGTAGCCTTTATCTCCCACTTTTTGTCCGCCAGTTACGGCTTTTGCACCTTCGGAAAAACCGGATTGCAGATAACCGCAAACGCGATCGAGTTGTTCGTCAGAAACTAACGGCCCCATGTCAGTGGTCGGATCGAGTCCGGGGCCAAGTTTGATTTTTTTGGCTTGTTCGGCAACTCCTTCTATTACTTTGTCGAAAACCGATTCTTCGACGTAAAGCCGAGAACCCGCACAACAACATTGTCCGTGATTGAAGAAAATCGCATTAGCCGCGCCGGGAATTGCTGTTTCTAAATCAATATCTTTGAAAACGATGTTAGGAGATTTGCCACCTAATTCTAAGGTAACTTTTTTGAGATTTCCGGCGGCAGCTTGCACGATTAATTTACCTACTTCGGTGGAACCAGTGAAGGCAACTTTATCTACGTCGGGATGTGCGGCTAATGCAGCGCCAGCAGTTTCACCGTAACCGGGAACAATGTTAACTACTCCGTCGGGAAATCCGGCTTCGCAAATTAATTCGCCTAAGCGAAGTGCGGAGAGGGGAGTTTGTTCGGCGGGTTTTAAAACGACTGTACATCCGGCGGCAAGTGCTGGGCCTAATTTCCAGGCTGCCATCAATAAGGGGAAATTCCAAGGAATAATTTGTCCGACAACTCCGACTGGTTCTCGTTGAGTGTAGGCTAAATATTTACTGCCGGGATCGTAAGGTACTGAAATGGGTATGGTGCTGCCTTCAATTTTAGTTGCCCAACCTGCCATGTAGCGCAACAGATCGACGGCGAGGGGTACATCGGCAACTCGCGCCACGTTAATTGGTTTGCCGTTATCGAGAGATTCCAGTTCGGCAAATTCTTCTAAATTTGCTTCTAGTAAGTCGGCTAGTTTCCAAATTAATTTTGAGCGATCGGACACCGTGATTCTCGACCAAGGGCCATTCTCGAAAGCTTGGCGTGCGGCTTTGACTGCGCGATCGATATCTTCGGCTGTCCCTTCGGCAATTTGTGCGATAACTTCCCCCGTGGCTGGGTTGACGACGGGAAATGTTTTACCGTTAGCAGCATCAACCCATTTACCGTTAATAAGTAACTTTTTAGGTTGCTTCAAAAAGTTGGTAACTTGGTTATTAAGTTGAATTTCAGAAACAGGTTGCAATGTAGTTGTCATATTTCTATTTTTTTAAGTTTATGTTATGCGTACTTAATTTTATAACCAGCAACTCAAAGGTCAATAATTACTTAATGAATCGATAATTATTTTATTATTTTTATAAGTATCGTCACGATTTAAAACAAATATAAAAACTTAATAACGTGCTAAACCCAGCTAAGCATATATTGTATTGGGTAATTATTCAATTTGCCAGTAACAGTTAAAGCAATAGCCGAGAGATAATTTGTTTAAAATATCAATTAATTCTTCTATCTAAAGAGGGAAATTTTAGTTTAATTAACCTTTTGTAATAGTAAGCTTTTTCACAAATACTCGAACATCGTTCTTTAGAACTGTATTGAGTTTGAGACTATAGACAGACAGCAGGTTAGAAACGGATCGCTAGGATAAGAGAGTCAATAGGTTAAGGAATGTAAAGTTATGGAATCTCGCCCTTCTACTGATTTACCACCTGTTGCTAAAGAATACAACGGCGTCGATCGCAATGCTTTTCTGTTTGGCTTGACTCCTCAAGCTGAACTGTGGAACGGACGCCTAGCAATGATCGGATTTTTAGCTTATTTACTGTGGGATTTAGCTGGCTACAGCGTGTTGCGTGATGTGCTGCACCTGCTTCCTCAGTACATCGTTCGTTAATATTTAGTATCTTTGCACTCAAGCTGAACTTTATATGAAATTACACCAACTAGCAGCCTGAGTGCAAAGCTGCCAAACATCTGATTTTGTTTGAGATTTAGATGAGCAAATGGTCGAAAGTTGAAACTATCTCTACGTTTTTAATAACTTCGACTTCATTGGTTTGTAGTAAGGACTTTAGTCCTTTAGCTAGAGATTTGAAAGGACTAAAGTCCTTACTAAGAACAATTTTTAAAAGGCGATTTGAGTAGCATCGCTTAAATCATTATGTCTGAAAAATTTACTATTCAATTTTATGCAAAGTAAAACTGCGATCGAACCTGGATTAATAACGTTTGAGCGACTAGAAACAATGTCTCTAATCAGAAGTGAAGCAATGAGTTGGGGAATTATCATTGCTGGCTTAATTATAGTATTATGGTTAATTAGTGAAGTTTTATTTTTATCCATCCATATTGAAAAATCGTCAGTTTTGTGGTTAGTACCTGCTATAGGTTGGCAAACATTTCTTTATACGGGATTGTTTATTACTGCACACGATGCTATGCACGGAGTAGTTTTTCCACAAAACATAAAAATTAATAATTTAATCGGTACGATCGCAGTTACTTTGTATGGCTTGCTTTCCTACGATAAGTTATTGAAAAAACATTGGTTCCATCATAAACACCCAGCAACAGAACTCGATCCCGACTTCCATGATGGCAAGCACAAGAGTTTCTTTGCTTGGTATTTTCATTTTATGAAAGGGTACGCAAACTGGCAGCAAATTATTGCCATGACCGTAGTTTTTTATCCGCTTATCTTATTATTGCATATACCGATAATTAATTTAGCTTTATTTTGGTGGATACCATCGATTTTAAGTTCATTGCAATTATTTTATTTTGGCACTTTCCTAACTCACCGAGAACCAACAGGTGGTTATAAAAATCATCATCGTGCTGAAAGTACTCATTTTTCAACCTTTTGGTCGTTCATCACTTGCTATCATTTTGGCTACCACCAGGAACATCACGAATATCCTCATGTTCCTTGGTGGAAGCTACCGGAAATGGTGGGTGAAAAGTGAGGGGATGGGGAGATGGGGGGATGGAAAAAATCAGTTAATTTTTATTCTTCAGACTTCATCCTTCATACTTAATCCTTTATCCTTCATCCTTTACGCATTGATAAACCGATTCGTTTCAACTTTTCGTTAACTTCCATCACTCGCACTTTTACCACTTGTCCGACTTTGACAATTTCTTTTGGATCTTTGACAAATCTATCAGCAAGTTGGGAAATATGCACTAAACCATCTTGATGAACGCCAACATCAACGAATGCACCGAAGTTGGCAACGTTGGTAACGATTCCTTCTAATTCCATGCCAACTTTTAAGTCGGATATTTCTTTGATTCCTTCTTTAAAGGTGGCATATTTAAATTCCGCACGGGGGTCTCTTCCCGGTTTTTCTAGTTCGTTGATAATGTCGCGGAGAGTGGGTAAACCGACGGTATCGGTGACGTATTTTTTCAGGTTAATTGATTTGAGTTTTTCGGGTATTTGGGTGACTTGATTTAAGGGTACGTTTAAATCGGATGCGATCGCTTTTACTACATCGTAACTTTCCGGGTGTACGGCGGTGTTATCTAGGGGGTTTTCGCCATTGCGAATTCGTAAGAAACCAGCTGCTTGTTCAAAAGCTTTTGGCCCTAATTTTGATACTTTGAGGAGTTGACGGCGGTTTTTAAAAGCACCGTTTTCGTTACGGAAAGTAACCACATTTTTAGCAATGGTTGGTGTCATTCCTGATACGAAAGTGAGGAGTTCTTTCGATGCGGTATTTAAGTCTACGCCAACGTAGTTAACGCAGCTTTCTACGGTTTCATCTAATTTTTTCTTGAGCAATTTTTGATCGACATCGTGTTGATATTGTCCGACTCCGATCGATTTGGGGTCAATTTTGACGAGTTCGGCGAGGGGGTCTTGCAAGCGGCGACCGATACTGATGGCTCCGCGCACGGTAACATCGAGATCGGGGAATTCTGCGATCGCAACATCGGAGGCGGAATAAATCGATGCGCCAGACTCGTTGACGATGACTTTAATCGGTTTGCGTTCAAGCGTTTTCAACACTTCCGTCACAAACTCATCCGTTTCGCGAGAAGCTGTACCGTTACCGATCGCAATTAGCTGGATATCGTACTTTTCAATCAGCTTTTTGAGGGTATTCGCAGCTTGGGTGCGTTGTGCTGCTGCTTGGTGGGGAAAAATCGCCTGATATTCCAAAAATTTTGCTGTTTCCGAAAGTACCGCCACTTTACAACCAGTCCGAAATCCAGGATCGATCGCTAATGTCGGTTTCATTCCCGCAGGTGCAGATAGCAACAACTCCCGCAGATTGCTTTCAAAAGTTTTGATCGATTCGATATCGGCGTAATCTTTTCTGTCAGTACGAACTTCCGTAATCAAAGAAGTTTTCATCAAACGGTTGAAAGCATCTTTGAGCATTTCCCGATAAAAATCTCGCACGGCGGGAACCTTTGTTTTAATCTCCTGAGATTCCAGATAAGACTGTACGTAAGATTCATCGAAAGCTACATCTAAATCTAGGACTTTTTCACTTTCACCCCTGAATAATGCCAGCATATTATGGGGTGCAATATTTTTCACCGGAATCTGATAATTTCGGTACATCTCAAACTTAGTCGTTCCTTCGGGAAACTCATCTTTAATTTTCGAGACGAATACTCCTTCTTCCATCAAGTATTCCCGCAAATAAGCACGCAATTGGGCTTTTTCCGATA
This Leptolyngbyaceae cyanobacterium DNA region includes the following protein-coding sequences:
- a CDS encoding Tex family protein, encoding MLNIPQLIAEELSVTPSQVNNALELFAEGATIPFIARYRKERTGALDEIQLRDISDRHTYLTELEERKKSILDAISSQGKLTDELKEKIESCLQKNELEDLYLPYKPKRRTRATIAREKGLEPLAQFIKSLNDRNAKPTALETEAAKYISEEKGVKTAEDALKGANDILAEEVSEKAQLRAYLREYLMEEGVFVSKIKDEFPEGTTKFEMYRNYQIPVKNIAPHNMLALFRGESEKVLDLDVAFDESYVQSYLESQEIKTKVPAVRDFYREMLKDAFNRLMKTSLITEVRTDRKDYADIESIKTFESNLRELLLSAPAGMKPTLAIDPGFRTGCKVAVLSETAKFLEYQAIFPHQAAAQRTQAANTLKKLIEKYDIQLIAIGNGTASRETDEFVTEVLKTLERKPIKVIVNESGASIYSASDVAIAEFPDLDVTVRGAISIGRRLQDPLAELVKIDPKSIGVGQYQHDVDQKLLKKKLDETVESCVNYVGVDLNTASKELLTFVSGMTPTIAKNVVTFRNENGAFKNRRQLLKVSKLGPKAFEQAAGFLRIRNGENPLDNTAVHPESYDVVKAIASDLNVPLNQVTQIPEKLKSINLKKYVTDTVGLPTLRDIINELEKPGRDPRAEFKYATFKEGIKEISDLKVGMELEGIVTNVANFGAFVDVGVHQDGLVHISQLADRFVKDPKEIVKVGQVVKVRVMEVNEKLKRIGLSMRKG
- a CDS encoding aldehyde dehydrogenase family protein, giving the protein MTTTLQPVSEIQLNNQVTNFLKQPKKLLINGKWVDAANGKTFPVVNPATGEVIAQIAEGTAEDIDRAVKAARQAFENGPWSRITVSDRSKLIWKLADLLEANLEEFAELESLDNGKPINVARVADVPLAVDLLRYMAGWATKIEGSTIPISVPYDPGSKYLAYTQREPVGVVGQIIPWNFPLLMAAWKLGPALAAGCTVVLKPAEQTPLSALRLGELICEAGFPDGVVNIVPGYGETAGAALAAHPDVDKVAFTGSTEVGKLIVQAAAGNLKKVTLELGGKSPNIVFKDIDLETAIPGAANAIFFNHGQCCCAGSRLYVEESVFDKVIEGVAEQAKKIKLGPGLDPTTDMGPLVSDEQLDRVCGYLQSGFSEGAKAVTGGQKVGDKGYFVEPTVLVNTNQKMKVVQEEIFGPVVTAIPFKEIDELLPIANDSIYGLAAGIWTKDIGKAHSLASKLRAGTVWINCYNIFDAALPFGGYKQSGWGREMGREVLNLYTEVKSVCVKL
- a CDS encoding fatty acid desaturase is translated as MQSKTAIEPGLITFERLETMSLIRSEAMSWGIIIAGLIIVLWLISEVLFLSIHIEKSSVLWLVPAIGWQTFLYTGLFITAHDAMHGVVFPQNIKINNLIGTIAVTLYGLLSYDKLLKKHWFHHKHPATELDPDFHDGKHKSFFAWYFHFMKGYANWQQIIAMTVVFYPLILLLHIPIINLALFWWIPSILSSLQLFYFGTFLTHREPTGGYKNHHRAESTHFSTFWSFITCYHFGYHQEHHEYPHVPWWKLPEMVGEK
- a CDS encoding chlorophyll a/b-binding protein, translated to MESRPSTDLPPVAKEYNGVDRNAFLFGLTPQAELWNGRLAMIGFLAYLLWDLAGYSVLRDVLHLLPQYIVR
- a CDS encoding Sir2 family NAD-dependent protein deacetylase — protein: MSELIPIDFSNYANIVVLTGAGISVASGLPTFRGSGSIGEESSTKKYTSVEAIEEDPAGLWHYFSNFRIVARQATPNAAHIALANLENRLQAEQSFTLITQNVDGLHQRAGSRNVIELHGNVHRTKCTNPKCTLEPYSEENLHTDSIPSCPSCGHMLRPDIVLFGEYLSALADWQSKRSLRECNLFIAVGTSGVVYPAANFVRSAAYVGARTIMVNLEPIDPPNPSFQEQYLGRAEEILPQLLAISK